In Ostrea edulis chromosome 6, xbOstEdul1.1, whole genome shotgun sequence, a single window of DNA contains:
- the LOC125683686 gene encoding V-type proton ATPase subunit F-like, with protein MSHSAVKGKLIAVIGDEDTCTGFLLGGIGELNKKREPNFLVVDKGTSRHDIEETFRGFLKREDIAIILINQTIAEEIRYVIDSHDQPVPAVLEIPSKDAPYDSSKDSILRRAKGMFSADDLR; from the exons ATGTCGCACTCGGCAGTGAAGGGAAAATTGATAGCTGTAATTGGTGATGAG GACACCTGCACTGGATTCTTGTTAGGGGGCATTGGTGAGCTGAACAAAAAGAGAGAGCCTAACTTTCTTGTTGTTGACAAAG GAACAAGCAGACACGACATAGAGGAAACATTTCGAGGATTTCTTAAGAGAGAAGACATCGCTATAATTCTCATCAATCAAACC ATTGCAGAAGAAATCCGCTATGTTATTGATTCCCATGATCAGCCAGTTCCAGCAGTGTTAGAAATACCTAGCAAAGATGCTCCCTACGATTCTAGCAAAGACTCGATTCTACGCAGAGCTAAG GGCATGTTCTCTGCTGATGACCTGAGATGA